CCATATCTTTTTCATTCATCTGTTGCTTCCTCCTATCCTAGGAAAGTCATTAATTGCTGTTTCGTATTTCGTGCATCTTGCGCATCTTTTTGTAGCATTTGTTTCAACTGTGGATCTGTACAAGCCTGTGCATACTGGTCTAACTTGTTAATAATTGTTGCGTGTCCACCAATTAAATGACGTAAGTTTTCTACTTCAAGCTCTGTTAAATTTTGCATAGAATACTCCTACCTTTCTTCTTTCATTCACCATTTATTATTTGATTCTTTTCAAATCATATTCATTAAAAACTTTCTAAAATTTCCTTCATACTAAAACCAAACACATCTATTTATAAAAACAGAAAAATGTTATAATTACAGAAAAATACAATTTTTAAAAATATCCCCTTATGATAACTACATAATTAACGCACAAATCATATTAAGAAGATGTACTTATGCAAAGTAAATTTAAAGTTATCTTCTTTATCGTTTATGCAATCTTATATGTAAAACTTTTAATCGATGTATTAACTTTAAAACCACTATTCACTTCTATACCTTTGCATATGTTATTTCTCATTTATCTTTTGTTCATTGCACTTAACAACTATAAAAATCGTAACACTACATTTTTCTTATTATTTATTAATACAACTCAATTAGTAAGCGGTAGTTTTTTTAAAAAAACTACCTTTTATAAACTCTACATAACAAAGGAGCAATGACTATGAAAATCCACGATTTTCTTACAAAAAGCCAAGAAGCTTATGATTCTGAGTCAAGCCACGACCCTTTCGTATTTACGTTTTTCAATTTTTTCTTAGCAATATATATTTTTCTAAAGCCTGCTAAATAATATTATTTAGCAAGAAAGAGCCTCTAAATCAGTAGGGGCTCCTTCTCATTTTCAAGCCCTGTTAAATTTTGCATAGAATACTCCTATCTTTCTTTGCTCATTCACGATTGAGTATTTATTTCTTTTTTGGTTATATGCACTAAAAAACCTTAGAATCACTTCTAAGGTTTCCTCTTATTCAATCTCTCATTACATGTAATCCTTTAATAAACGTTTCCAATAATAAATGTAAACTTATATCTAAATCTAGCGGCAAACCAAATCCCCCCTGCTGTTCAATCGACGCAAATCCATGACAAATACTTCTGAATCCGCGTGTCGCATGAAGTGCATTCTCTCCTTCTAAGCCGTATTGTTGTAAAATCCGAAGACAAAGCTCTACAATTCCGTCACCTGCTTTTCTTACTTCTTCATCTCGTGAAAAGGTTGCTTCATACAACCCAGGATGTTTTCGGACGAATGCTACGTACGCTTCTCCTAATGCATGAATTGCTTCATCCACGCTTTTACCCGAGGCCGCCTCTTCCAGTCTGTTATGCAGCTGTTCTATGCCGTAAATACCAAGATTTTTCCGGACATCCTGTAGCCCTTTCACATGATTATATAGCGAGGGCGAACGTATCCCTAACCTTTGCGCTAACGATGCTAACGTTACTTCTTGTATCCCATTTGTATCTGCAATTTCTACCGCTGTATCTACAATTTTTTGTAATGTAAGTCCGATTCTTGGTGACATGAATTTAACCCTCTTTCATACTTTCTATATTTCGCTTAGCTTCCTTAATAGCAAGTTTTATGACAGTGCTTGGATCCTTTATCATTTCCCCATGTCCTGCCGCAAGCAAGGAAGGCTCATATTCGCTTAGCTTCTCTGCACTTTGTAATGATATTTCTTTGCTCCACGTTGCCATTGCAGGAAACGGAAACCAAAATTTCATTTGTCCCGAAACAGCCATACCTCCTCTTGTTTGGAAGGCATCCCCGACAATTAGAGCTTTATTTCGTACATCAAGAAACGACATGGAACCTGGCGTATGTCCCGGTGTCATAATCGCAAGAAGCGATCCAACTCGGTCGCCATCCTCCAATAAAACATCAGGTACTGTTTTTACCTTTTTAGGTACACCGCCTTTTATTGGTATATTCGGTTCATCCTTTTGTAACGTCGTATCTCCTTCTAAAAGCTTTGCGTCCCGCTTAGAAATATAGACTGGAACATTAGGAATCACTTCCTTTAATGCGTCTAATGCACCAATATGATCATCATGCGCATGTGTTAATACAATCTTAGTAATTGGTTTCCCTATTTTCTCAGCCGCCTGTAAAATTCCTTTTGCGCTATATGGCAAAGCCGCATCAATTAAAGTTAAACCATCTTCTTCCTCGACAAAGTAACAATTCACAGGAAACACTCTTGGCAAAAATGACAATTGATATACCGTTTTTTCATGTATCACTCTCATATTTCCAGCTCCCTTTCCGAATAAAACTAATGCTATTAGTTTTATTATACTAATGGCATTAGTTTTATGTCACTAAAAATTTCATTTTTGCAAAAAAAAAAAAAGAACAGTAGCCGTTTATACGACTACTGTTCTTTACAGCTATTAAACTGTGTAACGCTCATCTTCTAAAATTTTCGCAGCAATTTCACGTTTCTTCGGAATTACGTTAAGTGGCGTGTGGCGTGTTAATTTGCGTAATGATGATAACATCATGCGCAGCATGTCGCCGTTTTCAACTGCGATAAGCGTTTCTTTCGCATCTGCTTCGATTTCGTTGAATGCTTCTTGGCAGAATACTTCAGTGTATAACACTTTTTGTTTATTCTTTTCAAGACCAGTTGTTTTAATTGCTTTTTCTGTACGAAGAACAGCTGACTCCATTGCGTATAGGTTACTTACAATGTCAGCGATATTCACAAGAATTTCTTGCTCTTTATCTAATGCTTTACCGTATTTTTGAGCAGCTAATCCAGCTACCATTAAACCGATTTTCTTCGCGTTAGTTACTAAATATTTTTGAAGTGCTAATGGCTCATCGCCTACTTCTTCTGGCATCATCATCATTAACTCTTCTTGTAATTTTTGTGCTTTTTGAAGAAGTGGTAATTCACCTTTCATCGCTTTACGTAAGAACGTACCTGGTACGATTAGGCGGTTAATTTCGTTCGTTCCTTCGAAAATACGGTTAATACGAGAATCGCGGTACATTCTTTCAATCTCGTACTCTGCCATAAATCCGTAACCACCGTGAATTTGAACACCTTCATCTACTGTATAATCTAGTACTTCAGAACCAAATACTTTATTTAAAGAACACTCGATTGCATATTCAGCGATAGAAGCTGCTACTGCTTTACCGTCTTTTACTTCTTCTTCAGATAATGTGCTCATGCGGCTTTCGAATAAACCTACTGTACGATATACAGAGCTTTCAGCTGCATATGTTTTTGCTGCCATATTCGCAAGTTTCTCTTGAATTAATGGGAAGCGAGCGATTGGTTGTTTGAACTGTTGACGTTGGTTTGCATATTGTGCTGAAATTTCTACTGCACGTTTCGCAGATCCAACTGTACCAACACCTAATTTATAACGACCGATATTTAAAATGTTGAATGCGATAATATGACCTTTACCGATTTCACCAAGTAAGTTTTCTTTCGGTACTAATGCATCTTCTAAAATTAACGTACGGGTTGAAGAACATTTAATACCCATTTTCTTTTCTTCAGGACTTGTAGATACGCCTGGATACTCTTTCTCTACGATAAACGCTGAGAAATGCTCGCCATCTATTTTTGCGTATACAACAAATACGTCAGCGAATGCAGAGTTTGTAATCCATTGTTTTTCACCGTTTAATACGTAATGTGTACCTTCTGCATTTAAACGCGCAGTTGTTTTTGCACCTAATGCGTCAGATCCTGAACCTGGCTCAGTTAATGCATATGCAGCTAATTTTTCACCAGTTGCAAGTAATGGTAAATACTTTTTCTTTTGCTCTTCGTTACCGAATAATACGATTGGTAATGATCCGATACCTACGTGAGCACCGTGAGTAATTGCAAAACCACCAGCGCGAGAGAATTTCTCTGCGATTAACGCTGAACTTACCTTATCAAGGCCAATTCCGCCGTACTCTTCTGGTACGTCAGCGCCTAGTAAACCAAGTTCGCCAGCTTCTTTTAAAAGACGAACAGAACGATCAAACTCGTGTTGCTCTAAATATTCAAGCTCCGGAAGAACTTCATTTACGATAAAGTCCTCTGTCGTTTTTGCAATCATTTTATGCTCAGATGAAAAATCTTCTGGCGTAAACACTTGATCAATCGTAATCTCATCTACTAAAAAGCTACCGCCTTTAACCGCACTTCCTACTGTTTTTTCCATGAAAATTTCCTCCTTCATATTTTCATAAGCCGCTTCTCTCATTTTGAAAGAAGCTGGCTCTCCCGTTTATTTTTTATAAACCTTTGTTGCTTCCATTCTTTGCATTAGCGTCGTCTCGTTCTGAGCGATCCGCTTACACTTTTTTTATAGTCCAGTTCCAGCGGCTAGAATGTTCGGTGGCTAGAACAGTCGGTCGTTTCACCCCTTCCTGTGAGGCAAAAAGCGCCTCTTCGTCAGGGCCTCCAACGCCCTCCTGTTCTGAGCAAGCCACCTGCACTTTTTATAGTAATTCAAACACTCCTGCTGCTCCCATTCCGCCGCCGATACACATTGTTACGATACCGAATTGTTGGTTGCGGCGTTTCATTTCGTGAATAAGAGATAGTGTTAGTTTTGCTCCTGTACAGCCAAGTGGATGTCCAAGTGCGATTGCACCGCCGTTTACGTTTACTTTTTCCTCATCTAAACCAAGTTCACGAATAACTTGGATCGATTGAGAAGCGAATGCTTCGTTTAGTTCGAATAGACCGATATCAGATAGCTCTAAGCCAGCTAATTTTAACGCTTTCGGAATTGCAGCGATTGGACCGATTCCCATTACTTCTGGTGGTACGCCAGCTACTGCAAATGAACGGAATTTCGCAAGTGGCTTCATGCCATCGCTCACTGCTTTTTCACGATTCATTAATAGTACAGATGCTGCACCATCACTCATTTGTGAAGAGTTACCAGCTGTTACAGAACCGCGAACGTTAAATGCTGGACGTAATCTACCTAAAATGTCTAGCGTCGTTTCTGCTCTTACACCTTCGTCTTGTGCGAAAATGATTGTTTCTTCTTGCAGTTTGTTATTTGATCCAACAGTACGTAACGTTACATCTACAGATACTGTTTCATCAGCAAAGTTCCCTGCAGCTAATGCTTTCGCAGCACGTTGATGACTTCTTACTGCAAATGCATCTTGCTCTTCACGAGAAATTCCATATTTCACAGCAACTTGCTCTGCTGTATGTCCCATACCCATATAATATTCTGGAGCCGCTTCTACAAGGCGACTATTTGGACGAACAACGTGTCCCATCATTGGAACTAAGCTCATTGATTCCGCTCCGCCTGATAACACAGCTTCAGAGTGACCAAGCATAATGCGCTCTGCTCCATAAGCGATACTTTGTAAACCTGAAGAACAGTAACGATTAATTGTAATAGCTGGAACATCGTAAGAAAGTCCTGCTAATCCGCCGATATTACGAGCCATATTTAAGCCTTGCTCTGCTTCTGGCATCGCACAACCGAAAATTAAATCGTCGATTGGTCCTTCATAATTCGCACGCTTTAACGTTTCCTTTACTACTAACGCCCCTAGATCGTCAGGACGAACTGTTTTTAATGAACCCCTCTTTGCTTTTCCAATTGGTGTTCTTGCTCCCGCAACAATGACAGCTTCTCTCATGAACGATATCTCCCCTCGTTATTAGTTACGTAATGGCTTTCCTTTTACAAGCATGTGCTGCATTCTTGCTTGTGATTTCATCTCACTTACTAAGCTAATAAATGCTTCACGTTCTACATCTAATAAATACTGCTCATCAACTTCTGTTCCGTACGGCACTTTTCCGCCCGCAATGACATATGCAAGTTTCTTCGCAATGTGAAGATCATGTTCAGAAATGTAACCTGATAAATGCATTGCTTCTGCACCAAGTACAAGCGTTGCATAGCCTGTTTCACCAACAACAGGTATCTTTTTACGAATCGGCGCTTTATAACCCGCTTCATATAAAGAAAGTGCTTTTTGTTTCGCATCATATAGTAAGTGATCACCATTCACACTAATACCGTCTTTATCGCCTAAGAAGTTGTTCGATACAGCTTCTTGTGCTGATGTAGAAACTTTCGCCATCGCTACAGATTCGAATACTTTATTCGCAACTTTTTGTAGATCAAACTCTACACCGTTTGGCATTTTATTTAAGTGTTTAATGTATAGCTCTTTATTACCGCCTCCGCCAGGGATTAAGCCAACACCAACTTCTACTAAGCCCATATACGTTTCGCTAGAAGCTTGAATGCTCGCTGCTGGTAAGCAAACTTCTGTACCTCCGCCAAGCGTCATACCGTATGGTGCTGCTACAACTGGCTTAGAAGAGTACTTAATTTTCGTCATTGCATCTTGGAAATTTTTCACAACCCACTCAATTTCAAAGTAGTTGTCATCTTGTGCTTCCATTAAAATCATTGCAAGGTTCGCACCAACGCAGAAGTTCTTCGATTGGTTACCGATAACAAGACCTTTATAATTCTTCTCTACTTCATCAACAGCGTAGTTAATCATTTGCGTAATATCCATACCAATTGCATTGCTCTTCGAATGGAATTCTAAGCAAAGGATGCCGTCACCTAAATCAATTAAGCTCGCTCCACTATTTTTCTTTAATACGCCATTTTTCGCTTTTAATTGTTTAAGAGAAATTGCCTTTTTATTACGTTCGATTAGCTTATATTCGCCATTGTCGTAATAGTAGCTATCTCCGTTATCATGTTTGTAGAAAGTAGTGAAACCTTTCTCTAACATTTCTTTCACCCAAGTCGGAACAACTGCACCGTTTTCTTCCATCTTTTGAACAGACTTTTCAACGCCGATTGCATCCCAAATTTCAAATGGCCCTTGCTCCCATCCGAAGCCCCATTTCATCGCTTGGTCAATCGCAACGATATCGTCCGCAATTTCTTTATGAAGTTTTGCAGAGTATAAAAGAGTTGGTGTAATGATGTTCCATAACAACTCCCCTGCACGGTCTTTCGCGTATACAAGCGCTTTCAATTTATTCGCTAATCCTTTTTCTTGCTTACTTAACTCTACGGATGCAGCTTTTAATTTTTTGCGCGCTTCGTATTCCATCGTTTCAGGATTTAATTCTAAAATTTCTTTTCCTTGTTTTAAGAAGAAGCCTTGACCTGTTTTGCTTCCAAGCCATTTTTTATCAAGCATGTCATGCATGAAAGCTGGTACTTTAAATACATCACGCTCTTCTTCTTGTACGTTTTCATATACGTTATTTGCAACGTGTACGAATGTATCTAAACCAACAACATCTAATGTACGGAATGTTGCGCTCTTCGGACGGCCAATTAATGGACCTGTTACAGAGTCAACTTCTCCAACGCTATAGCCGCGCTTAATCATTTCTTGTAATGTTACAAGCAAGCCATACGTACCGATGCGGTTTCCAATAAAGTTTGGTGTATCTTTTGCGATAACAACGCCTTTTCCAAGAACGTCTTCGCCAAATAATTTCATGAAGCTTAATACTTGTGGATCAGTTTCTTTCGTCGGTATTACCTCTAGAAGTTTTAAATATCGTGGTGGGTTAAAAAAGTGTGTGCCTAAGAAGTGTTTCTGGAAGTCGTCTGAACGACCCTCTGCCATTTTTTCAACGGAAATGCCTGATGTATTTGAGCTCACAATTGAGCCTGGTTTACGAACAGCATCTACTTTTTCAAATAGTTTCTTCTTTATATCTAAGTTTTCAACTACTACTTCAATAATCCAATCTACATCAGCTAGACGCTCAAGATCATCTTCTAAGTTACCTGCTTCAATCAGTGCTAAATTTCCTTTCACTGTCAGAGGAGCTGGTTTTTGCTTTAATAGTTTTTGCACAGCCGTATTACTAAAACGATTTCTCACACTTTTATGTTCTAATGTAAGTCCCTTCGCTTCTTCTTCTTTCGTAAGCGCAGGTGGTACAATATCAAGCAATAATGTCGGAATACCAATATTAGCTAAGTGTGCCGCAATTCCTGAACCCATTACGCCTGAACCTAGAACAGCAGCCTTTTTAATTTGGAACATCCATTTCTCCCCCTATTCTTGAATGAATGCTCATTCAATTTTTCGACATAAGTCGCAATCAATGAGTGAGCCTCTACTAATAAATATATGATACAGTTTGAATTTTCGCAATATATTTATTGATAAAATTTTCTGAAATAAATATTTTTCTTTCATTTGGCTATGCTATACATGTGTATTTTCTTCATTAAAATGCACTTTTCCTTTTTATAATCTGACGAAACTGGAGGAATTTATATGGCAAAACTTAAGAAGAACCCTTCGAAAGCTGGAATTAGCGCAGCAAGCGTAACTGGAAATGCAGGTCCGCATAATCACGGTGTTGAAAAAGGGCGTCAAGGTAATAACCAACAATATAAGAAGCATAATATGGGCGAAAAATAACGCTATATTTTTGGGCAGAGAACGTGGCATAATGATTAATGGCTGCTTTTTCTGCCCAATTTATTTGGAACAAAAGAGGGAATTATAATGAAACGAACAATAGTTATGATTGTAATGATTGCTACACTGTTTACAGGGATGATTTTCTTCTCTTATGCTCACAGGCAACAAGCCGTAAGAGCGGATCAACCTAGTATTACTGGGCAATATGGAATTACAATCGATGCAGACACAGGTGAAATTTTGTATGGAAAACGCGAGGATGAGCGCTCTTATCCGGCTAGTATAGCCAAAATGATGACAACTCTTCTCTTACTTGAGAATGTAAAAGAAGATGAAGAAATTACAGTTACAGAAAACGCAATTAAAACAGAAAGTCAAAGTAAGAAGATTAAGCTTCGTGCTGGTGAAAAATTAAAACGTGATGAGGCATTAAAACTTATGCTCATCATTAGTGCAGACCCGATCGCTGAGTCAATTGCAGAACATATCGCAGGATCAAAAAATGAGTTTGTGAAAATGATGAATGCTAGAGCGAAGGAACTTGGGACGAAGCATGCAACTTTCAAAAACGCAAGCGGTGCTGATGCACTTGGAAATAAAGTATCACCTTATGACATTGCTATTATTACGAAAGAAGCCTTGAAGTATCCGATTGTTTTAGAATATATGAATTCAATACATACAACACTACATACCTCAGAGCGCTCTCCAAAAATCGCAAACTATGGACGAGAAGAACTATATAACGATCCATATGCAATTGGAAGTAAAAGCGGTTTATCTGCACTCGGAAAATATACAGTCGTAACTGTTGATGAAAAAGACGGTAAACGTGTCATCAATGTCGTATTATCTTCTACTCGTACACAGCTATACCCTGATACGAAGAAAATGGCACACTATGCATTTCAGCAATTAAAATAACCAAGGAGAATTTTCTCCTTGGTTATTTTTTGATCATACCTTTTAATACGAACGCAACGTTCGCTGGACGCTCTGCTAGACGGCGCATGAAGTAACCATACCAGTCGTTTCCATACGGTACGTAAACACGCATTTTATAGCCTTCTTTTACTAGCTCAAGTTGACGCTCTGTACGAATACCAAATAGCATTTGGAATTCAAATTGATCCCTTGAAATATTGTGTTCTTCGGCAAGTTTTTTCGTATATTCAATAATTGCTTCGTCATGTGAAGCAATTGCAGTATAATTTCCATTTAATAAGTGCATTTTAATAATTTTTTTATAATTGTCATCTACATCTTTCTTGTCTGGGAACGCTACTTCTTCAGGTTCCTTATAAGCCCCTTTTACAAGACGTAAATTAGGATTATAAGCATTTAAATCTTCAATATCTTTTTCTGTACGATATAAATAAGCTTGAATAACTGTACCAATATTATCGTATTCAGATTTTAATTGTTTAAAGATATCAATTGTTTTTCCGCAACGCGTATAGTCTTCCATATCAATTGTAACAAACACACCGTTTTCTTTTGCAGCTTCTAAAATACGACGCATGTTGTTCATTACGATTTCATCAGAGATATCTAATCCCATAGAAGTCATTTTTAAAGAAAGTTGTGAATCAAGACCTTCTCTTCCAATTGCACGAATCGCTTCAATCGATTGGGTAGCCATTTCATTTGCTTCTGCTTCATTATCAACGAATTCACCTAAATAATCGATTGTTACACAAAGACCTTGCTTATTTAATTGTTGAATTGCAGCTGTCGCTAATTCAATCGTCTCCCCTGCGACGAAGCGACCTGCACCAAAGCGCAAACCGTACTTTTTAGCCAGTTTTGTTAGCGCTTTATTTTTAGATAAGAAAAGAAACGAATTTCGCATTAATTGTTCCATGTAATTCACCCCTATGACTGTACTTTATCTGTTTTTTACCCCTCTTCGGAATTATATCATTGTTTAAAATTATTTGATACAAATAATTATTTAGATAATTTATAAAATACTATAAAAACATTTAAAACCCCATATTCTCGCTTACAAATATGCCGGAAATATTTTTCGACATTTATAAAAAACGGGTTTACTAGGCAAAAAATAAGCATGTCGAAAATATTCGACATGCTTATAAAACCCTTTATATTCCATGTAAATTATATAAGGATATTAATATAGAAAACTTGAGGTAACATTATCTCAAGCTTTTTTACTTCTCATTTCGCTTCTCATCATTCAGCTTTTTAATATTCGTAATTAACTGTACCATCTCTTCTTTCGCATCTGGATACGTCTCATTCCAATGCTTCACTAAAGCTGGCATCGTCTTAGCCATATAAGAATAAAGCGCCCATTTTTGCACCTGCTCTTTTCGCTCTTCGTTGCTCTCTCCAAGTAATAGCTCCGTGTATTTCTCTAGCAATCCGTCAAATTGCTCGTTAAATTTTTCACTCATCTCATTTCCTCCTATATGAAAAAAGCAGCGAAGATCGCTGCTTTTTCTTATAATTTTGATCGAACAGAGTTTAATTTCTTCTCCATTGTGCTTACTTTATCACGACGATCATCGATACGAATTGTTGTCGCAACGCGCTGTGCACCTTTCGTATATGGAACTTCATGCATTTGTTGAATTACTTCTAGAATGACAGGAAGATCTCCTTCAATTACTGTATTCATCGGTGTTAATTGATACTTCACGCGATCAGCATTTTTCTCTAGCACCTTTTGTACTTCTGCTACATATTCACTAACACTTGGATTACCTGTTCCTACTGGAATAATCGATACGTCAACAATTGCCATAGTAACTTACCTCCTAAAACTGCTTCTTATATATCCATCTCCTATTTTACCGAAATCCTCATCACTTTACTAATATGTTTTCTTCTACTTTAAACTGCTCAACCAATCTTCTTAAGTCCTGCATATTCTCTATCAAACTTTCCATCGTATGAGCCACTTTTTCTAAATGATTAACTTGTGACTCAGTCGCTACATTAACCTCTTCAGAAACAGCTGTACCTAATATTACAAACATCATAGAAATAAGCACCGAAAATACTACCGCAATTTTTAAACGTAAACTTCTCAACACTTGTGCAAAAACAAATAGTTCATTATCCTTAACATATAATCTCATTCGTTCGGAGGGAACTATGTTACAAAAATTCGGTTTCTCACAATATGAAAGCCAGGCCTATGAAGTTGTCGTATCAAGCATCGAACCATTAGATGCAACAACTATCGTTAAACATTCAGGTGTTCCAAAAGCAAAAATATACGAAGTGTTAGCACGCCTAGTTGATAAAGGGATGGTAATGGATTCTGTTTCAGAAAAGAAAAAGTTGTATACAGCATTACCACTCAAGCTAGCAATTGAAAAATTAACGACAGAATTCCAATCTAATATTAAAGAACTTGAAAATAATATTTCTAAAAAGTCATTTACAGATGACCGCGTTTGGAGTTTAAAAATGCAGTCTTCT
This genomic interval from Bacillus cereus contains the following:
- a CDS encoding TetR/AcrR family transcriptional regulator; its protein translation is MSPRIGLTLQKIVDTAVEIADTNGIQEVTLASLAQRLGIRSPSLYNHVKGLQDVRKNLGIYGIEQLHNRLEEAASGKSVDEAIHALGEAYVAFVRKHPGLYEATFSRDEEVRKAGDGIVELCLRILQQYGLEGENALHATRGFRSICHGFASIEQQGGFGLPLDLDISLHLLLETFIKGLHVMRD
- a CDS encoding MBL fold metallo-hydrolase, with product MRVIHEKTVYQLSFLPRVFPVNCYFVEEEDGLTLIDAALPYSAKGILQAAEKIGKPITKIVLTHAHDDHIGALDALKEVIPNVPVYISKRDAKLLEGDTTLQKDEPNIPIKGGVPKKVKTVPDVLLEDGDRVGSLLAIMTPGHTPGSMSFLDVRNKALIVGDAFQTRGGMAVSGQMKFWFPFPAMATWSKEISLQSAEKLSEYEPSLLAAGHGEMIKDPSTVIKLAIKEAKRNIESMKEG
- a CDS encoding acyl-CoA dehydrogenase family protein, yielding MEKTVGSAVKGGSFLVDEITIDQVFTPEDFSSEHKMIAKTTEDFIVNEVLPELEYLEQHEFDRSVRLLKEAGELGLLGADVPEEYGGIGLDKVSSALIAEKFSRAGGFAITHGAHVGIGSLPIVLFGNEEQKKKYLPLLATGEKLAAYALTEPGSGSDALGAKTTARLNAEGTHYVLNGEKQWITNSAFADVFVVYAKIDGEHFSAFIVEKEYPGVSTSPEEKKMGIKCSSTRTLILEDALVPKENLLGEIGKGHIIAFNILNIGRYKLGVGTVGSAKRAVEISAQYANQRQQFKQPIARFPLIQEKLANMAAKTYAAESSVYRTVGLFESRMSTLSEEEVKDGKAVAASIAEYAIECSLNKVFGSEVLDYTVDEGVQIHGGYGFMAEYEIERMYRDSRINRIFEGTNEINRLIVPGTFLRKAMKGELPLLQKAQKLQEELMMMMPEEVGDEPLALQKYLVTNAKKIGLMVAGLAAQKYGKALDKEQEILVNIADIVSNLYAMESAVLRTEKAIKTTGLEKNKQKVLYTEVFCQEAFNEIEADAKETLIAVENGDMLRMMLSSLRKLTRHTPLNVIPKKREIAAKILEDERYTV
- a CDS encoding acetyl-CoA C-acetyltransferase, producing the protein MREAVIVAGARTPIGKAKRGSLKTVRPDDLGALVVKETLKRANYEGPIDDLIFGCAMPEAEQGLNMARNIGGLAGLSYDVPAITINRYCSSGLQSIAYGAERIMLGHSEAVLSGGAESMSLVPMMGHVVRPNSRLVEAAPEYYMGMGHTAEQVAVKYGISREEQDAFAVRSHQRAAKALAAGNFADETVSVDVTLRTVGSNNKLQEETIIFAQDEGVRAETTLDILGRLRPAFNVRGSVTAGNSSQMSDGAASVLLMNREKAVSDGMKPLAKFRSFAVAGVPPEVMGIGPIAAIPKALKLAGLELSDIGLFELNEAFASQSIQVIRELGLDEEKVNVNGGAIALGHPLGCTGAKLTLSLIHEMKRRNQQFGIVTMCIGGGMGAAGVFELL
- a CDS encoding 3-hydroxyacyl-CoA dehydrogenase/enoyl-CoA hydratase family protein, which gives rise to MFQIKKAAVLGSGVMGSGIAAHLANIGIPTLLLDIVPPALTKEEEAKGLTLEHKSVRNRFSNTAVQKLLKQKPAPLTVKGNLALIEAGNLEDDLERLADVDWIIEVVVENLDIKKKLFEKVDAVRKPGSIVSSNTSGISVEKMAEGRSDDFQKHFLGTHFFNPPRYLKLLEVIPTKETDPQVLSFMKLFGEDVLGKGVVIAKDTPNFIGNRIGTYGLLVTLQEMIKRGYSVGEVDSVTGPLIGRPKSATFRTLDVVGLDTFVHVANNVYENVQEEERDVFKVPAFMHDMLDKKWLGSKTGQGFFLKQGKEILELNPETMEYEARKKLKAASVELSKQEKGLANKLKALVYAKDRAGELLWNIITPTLLYSAKLHKEIADDIVAIDQAMKWGFGWEQGPFEIWDAIGVEKSVQKMEENGAVVPTWVKEMLEKGFTTFYKHDNGDSYYYDNGEYKLIERNKKAISLKQLKAKNGVLKKNSGASLIDLGDGILCLEFHSKSNAIGMDITQMINYAVDEVEKNYKGLVIGNQSKNFCVGANLAMILMEAQDDNYFEIEWVVKNFQDAMTKIKYSSKPVVAAPYGMTLGGGTEVCLPAASIQASSETYMGLVEVGVGLIPGGGGNKELYIKHLNKMPNGVEFDLQKVANKVFESVAMAKVSTSAQEAVSNNFLGDKDGISVNGDHLLYDAKQKALSLYEAGYKAPIRKKIPVVGETGYATLVLGAEAMHLSGYISEHDLHIAKKLAYVIAGGKVPYGTEVDEQYLLDVEREAFISLVSEMKSQARMQHMLVKGKPLRN
- a CDS encoding YuzL family protein; translation: MAKLKKNPSKAGISAASVTGNAGPHNHGVEKGRQGNNQQYKKHNMGEK
- a CDS encoding D-alanyl-D-alanine carboxypeptidase family protein, which translates into the protein MKRTIVMIVMIATLFTGMIFFSYAHRQQAVRADQPSITGQYGITIDADTGEILYGKREDERSYPASIAKMMTTLLLLENVKEDEEITVTENAIKTESQSKKIKLRAGEKLKRDEALKLMLIISADPIAESIAEHIAGSKNEFVKMMNARAKELGTKHATFKNASGADALGNKVSPYDIAIITKEALKYPIVLEYMNSIHTTLHTSERSPKIANYGREELYNDPYAIGSKSGLSALGKYTVVTVDEKDGKRVINVVLSSTRTQLYPDTKKMAHYAFQQLK
- a CDS encoding proline dehydrogenase family protein; the encoded protein is MEQLMRNSFLFLSKNKALTKLAKKYGLRFGAGRFVAGETIELATAAIQQLNKQGLCVTIDYLGEFVDNEAEANEMATQSIEAIRAIGREGLDSQLSLKMTSMGLDISDEIVMNNMRRILEAAKENGVFVTIDMEDYTRCGKTIDIFKQLKSEYDNIGTVIQAYLYRTEKDIEDLNAYNPNLRLVKGAYKEPEEVAFPDKKDVDDNYKKIIKMHLLNGNYTAIASHDEAIIEYTKKLAEEHNISRDQFEFQMLFGIRTERQLELVKEGYKMRVYVPYGNDWYGYFMRRLAERPANVAFVLKGMIKK
- a CDS encoding YusU family protein; translated protein: MSEKFNEQFDGLLEKYTELLLGESNEERKEQVQKWALYSYMAKTMPALVKHWNETYPDAKEEMVQLITNIKKLNDEKRNEK
- a CDS encoding MTH1187 family thiamine-binding protein → MAIVDVSIIPVGTGNPSVSEYVAEVQKVLEKNADRVKYQLTPMNTVIEGDLPVILEVIQQMHEVPYTKGAQRVATTIRIDDRRDKVSTMEKKLNSVRSKL